One segment of Ricinus communis isolate WT05 ecotype wild-type chromosome 8, ASM1957865v1, whole genome shotgun sequence DNA contains the following:
- the LOC8271923 gene encoding uncharacterized protein LOC8271923: MFKAAVRYFSTKPKPKMKPIELKTPPEQTQTITRAISDIVKEHGPLTVSQTWEKLQEVGLRGLTGKSHMKIVLRWMRERQKLRLICNHIGPHKQFLYTTWFTKPTIKNAKAKNNPPPPKLS, encoded by the exons ATGTTTAAAGCAGCAGTGAGGTACTTTTCAACAAAACCAAAGCCAAAAATGAAACCAATAGAGCTGAAGACACCACCAGAACAGACACAGACTATAACAAGAGCAATCTCTGACATTGTCAAAGAACATGGCCCACTTACTGTTTCTCAGACTTGGGAAAAACTCCAG GAAGTTGGCCTGAGAGGATTGACAGGCAAAAGCCATATGAAAATAGTTTTGAGGTGGATGAGAGAGAGACAAAAGCTTAGATTAATCTGCAACCATATAGGCCCTCATAAGCAATTTCTGTATACCACTTGGTTCACAAAACCCACCATCAAGAATGCAAAAGCAAAGAATAATCCTCCACCACCTAAGTTATCTTGA